The window CAGGCGATTGCAAAGTGATTTGCTTTATTTAAGGATTTAAAAAATTCATGGGCTTTTTTGTTCTTTTTTAATTGAATCAAAAAATCCTTAGGCATTTCCATATTACTTTGTGAATCATAGGCCTTCTCCCACCTCCCATCTTTTTTAGCAGCTTCTACTTCCTTGAGTCCGTTTGGTTGCATTCGTTTTTCTTTGATCAGGATTTCTACTTTTTCTCGATTCCGTTTCGACCAAATGCTTTTAGCCCTACGGGGAGTGAATTTTTGAATCCATGAAGATTCATCGAACGTTTTTTTCAGGCTATCGATCCAACCAAAACAAAGTGCTTCGTCTAAGGCCTCCTCATAAGTGATCGTTTTGACCCCGGAGTTTTTCTTGTATATGCGAAGCCAAATACCATCATGATTTGAATCAAAATTGCCTGAAAGCCAATCATTCCATTCTTTTGGAGAAG of the Leptospira biflexa serovar Patoc strain 'Patoc 1 (Paris)' genome contains:
- a CDS encoding YdeI/OmpD-associated family protein encodes the protein MTFKKDIVIQSFSSPKEWNDWLSGNFDSNHDGIWLRIYKKNSGVKTITYEEALDEALCFGWIDSLKKTFDESSWIQKFTPRRAKSIWSKRNREKVEILIKEKRMQPNGLKEVEAAKKDGRWEKAYDSQSNMEMPKDFLIQLKKNKKAHEFFKSLNKANHFAIAWRLQTAKKPETREKRLNQLLEMMENKQKLH